One window of Vitis riparia cultivar Riparia Gloire de Montpellier isolate 1030 chromosome 5, EGFV_Vit.rip_1.0, whole genome shotgun sequence genomic DNA carries:
- the LOC117914673 gene encoding 30S ribosomal protein S1: MIFSGPSGSVTGLSILSKLFCWDSSSNTNSSASLLINPSKISSFYRRSPLRRSPFHIATARVSTEGSEQATAGVVEGSPPPPFDAIRQARRSADWKAARAHLESGFIYEGRIEGFNGGGLLVRFYSLVGFLPFPQLSPSHSCKEPHKTIQEIAKGLIGSLISVKVILADEEKRKLIFSEKEAAWWKFSKQINIGDIFEAMVGSVEDYGAFVHLRFPDGLYHLTGLVHVSEVSWDLVQDVRDVLNEGDEVRVKIVKVDRVKSRITLSIKQLEEDPLLETLDKVIPQDGSTGPDSLRTSDSYDIEPLPGLETIFEELLQEEGISDVRISRQGFEKRVVSQDLQLWLSNAPAVDKQFTLLARAGRQVQEIQLTTSLDQEGIKKALQRVLERVP, from the exons ATGATCTTCAGTGGACCTTCGGGATCAGTGACTGGCCTCTCAATCCTCTCAAAGCTCTTCTGCTGGGACTCCTCTTCCAACACCAACTCTTCTGCCTCTCTCCTCAtaaatccttccaaaatctccAGTTTCTACCGGAGATCTCCCTTGAGAAGGTCCCCATTCCATATTGCCACTGCCCGAGTCTCCACCGAGGGCTCCGAGCAGGCCACTGCCGGAGTCGTCGAAGGTTCGCCTCCTCCCCCTTTCGACGCCATTCGCCAAGCTCGG AGGTCTGCTGACTGGAAAGCAGCAAGGGCTCATCTTGAGAGTGGATTCATATATGAGGGTAGGATTGAAGGTTTTAATGGAGGAGGCTTACTGGTTCGATTTTATTCTCTTGTGGGGTTTCTTCCCTTCCCACAGTTGAGTCCATCCCATTCATGTAAAG AACCCCATAAAACCATCCAAGAGATTGCAAAAGGATTGATTGGTTCTCTTATTTCCGTGAAG GTAATCCTAGCGGATGAGGAGAAAAGGAAATTGATTTTCTCTGAAAAGGAAGCTGCCTGGTGGaaattttccaaacaaattaATATAGGTGATATTTTTGAAGCAATGGTGGGTTCGGTCGAGGATTATGGTGCCTTTGTTCACTTACGCTTTCCTGATG GTCTTTATCACCTCACTGGACTAGTACATGTCTCTGAGGTTTCATGGGATTTAGTTCAAGATGTAAGAGACGTCCTAAACGAGGGTGATGAAGTGAGGGTTAAAATTGTTAAAGTAGATAG GGTAAAATCAAGGATTACATTGTCAATTAAACAACTGGAAGAAGATCCACTTTTAGAAACTTTAGACAAAGTAATTCCTCAG GATGGATCAACAGGTCCAGATTCTCTGAGGACAAGCGATAGCTATGACATCGAACCTCTTCCAGGGCTTgaaacaatatttgaagagcTACTCCAGGAAGAAGG GATAAGTGATGTAAGAATTAGTCGTCAAGGATTCGAGAAACGAGTAGTTTCACAAGACCTGCAGCTCTGGCTTTCAAAT GCCCCAGCCGTTGACAAACAGTTCACTCTCCTTGCTCGAGCTGGAAGGCAG GTGCAAGAAATACAACTGACAACGTCACTTGATCAAGAAGGCATCAAAAAGGCATTACAGCGAGTACTGGAGCGTGTCCCGTGA
- the LOC117913867 gene encoding ras-related protein RABA5c-like, which yields MEDEEGEEYLFKVVIIGDSAVGKSNLLSRYARNEFNINSKATIGVEFQTQSMEIDGKEVKAQIWDTAGQERFRAVTSAYYRGAVGALVVYDISRRSTFDSVARWLDELKTHSETTVARMLVGNKSDLENIRDVSVEEGKSLAEAEGLFFIETSALDSTNVKKAFEIVIREIYNNISRKVLNSDSYKAELSVNRVSLVSNGADGAKQANSRYSCCS from the exons ATGGAGGACGAAGAAGGAGAGGAGTATCTGTTCAAAGTGGTGATCATTGGAGATTCGGCGGTGGGGAAATCGAACTTGCTCTCGAGATATGCTCGCAACGAGTTTAATATCAACTCCAAGGCCACGATTGGGGTGGAGTTTCAGACGCAGAGCATGGAGATCGATGGAAAGGAGGTCAAGGCTCAGATATGGGACACTGCCGGCCAAGAGCGCTTCCGGGCAGTCACTTCTGCCTACTACAGAGGCGCTGTGGGGGCACTCGTGGTGTATGATATCAGCCGCCGCTCCACCTTTGATAGTGTTGCTCGGTGGCTCGATGAGCTCAAGa CTCATTCTGAGACAACTGTGGCAAGGATGCTGGTGGGCAACAAGAGTGACTTGGAGAACATCAGGGATGTGAGTGTGGAAGAGGGCAAGAGCCTTGCTGAAGCAGAAGGATTGTTCTTTATTGAGACATCTGCCCTCGATTCTACTAATGTTAAAAAAGCTTTTGAGATTGTTATTCGCGAGATCTACAACAACATCAGCAGGAAAGTTTTGAATTCTGATTCGTACAAAGCCGAGTTATCTGTCAATAGGGTAAGCCTTGTTAGCAATGGGGCTGATGGAGCAAAGCAAGCAAATAGCAGGTATTCTTGTTGTTCATGA
- the LOC117915352 gene encoding cytochrome b561 and DOMON domain-containing protein At3g25290-like, giving the protein MAWLRQSLVLVALGCLSLLLQIQTSLSLTCSSQKFTKNRLYSHCNDLPHLSSYLHWTYNSNKSSLSLAFIAPPASSSGWIAWAINPNQTGMVGSQALIAFKEDSGSMTVKTYNLVSYKLINQTEIAYDVSDMEAEYESGEMRIFATLALPENTQALNQVWQVGSKVVDGKPSIHGFQPDNLNSKGKLDLIKGQSDTSSGGNSRLRNKNIHGVLNAVSWGIMLPIGMMIARYLRTFRLFHPAWFYLHVSCQVSAYAIGVAGWATGLKLGGQSKGVQYTTHRYIGITLFSLATLQVFALFLRPKKDHKYRFYWNIYHHGIGYAIVVLGIFNVFKGLEILDPQKKWKSAYIILLIILGGIALFLEVITWIVVVKRKSSEPKKAYDGIIDSSNGRQQPLTS; this is encoded by the exons ATGGCTTGGCTTCGTCAATCACTGGTTTTAGTAGCTCTTGGGTGTTTGTCACTGCTTCTGCAAATCCAAACGTCTCTTTCCCTCACATGTTCTTCACAGAAGTTCACAAAAAACAGGCTTTACAGCCACTGCAATGATCTCCCACACCTCAGCTCATACCTTCACTGGACATACAACTCAAATAAATCCTCCCTCAGCCTGGCTTTCATCGCCCCGCCAGCTTCATCTTCAGGGTGGATTGCATGGGCCATAAATCCTAATCAAACTGGGATGGTTGGTTCCCAGGCCTTGATAGCCTTCAAGGAGGATAGTGGATCAATGACTGTGAAGACCTACAATTTGGTGTCCTATAAGCTCATAAATCAGACTGAGATTGCATATGATGTTTCCGACATGGAGGCTGAGTATGAGAGCGGTGAGATGAGGATATTTGCCACGCTTGCGTTGCCGGAGAACACGCAGGCGCTGAACCAGGTCTGGCAGGTGGGTAGCAAAGTTGTGGATGGGAAGCCTTCCATCCATGGATTTCAGCCTGATAATTTGAACTCTAAGGGCAAGCTTGATTTGATTAAGGGACAGAGTGACACCAGCAGTGGAGGGAATTCTAGGCTTAGAAACAAAAAT ATCCATGGAGTATTGAACGCTGTAAGCTGGGGAATTATGCTTCCCATTGGAATGATGATAGCAAGATACCTGAGAACATTCAGGCTTTTCCATCCAGCATGGTTTTATCTCCATGTTTCATGCCAGGTATCTGCCTATGCTATCGGAGTTGCCGGCTGGGCTACTGGCCTTAAGCTTGGGGGTCAATCAAAGGGGGTCCAGTACACCACTCACCGTTACATTGGCATCACCCTCTTCAGCCTAGCCACCTTGCAG GTATTTGCATTGTTCTTGAGGCCAAAGAAAGATCACAAGTACAGGTTCTACTGGAACATTTACCATCATGGAATTGGGTATGCGATAGTAGTTCTGGGGATATTTAATGTGTTCAAAGGACTGGAAATCTTGGATCCACAGAAGAAGTGGAAGTCAGCATACATAATCTTGCTCATCATACTGGGGGGCATTGCTCTGTTTTTGGAAGTAATCACATGGattgtggttgtgaagaggaagtCCAGTGAGCCCAAAAAGGCCTATGATGGAATAATTGACAGTTCAAATGGAAGGCAGCAGCCTCTTACCAGCTAA